The following proteins are encoded in a genomic region of Coffea eugenioides isolate CCC68of chromosome 6, Ceug_1.0, whole genome shotgun sequence:
- the LOC113774460 gene encoding transcription factor bHLH18-like: protein MLPLNFSTGCPSCFEETDQYAAMRYQLPVKRAGTRTPSQAQEHLLAERKRRDKISQRFVCLSALVPGLKKLDKSSVIEGTIKHLKELQDCLKALEEGRNREHDQELVVYKKKPCIRFHQEASLSSFDQSLTNLEVRILKGNVLVKACCRRRSGFTDDFLHEMEKLDLVIETSSFMPFADNLLAISAAAKMNDGFSLTEENLANNISRAILKLIHPKLG from the exons ATGTTGCCTCTGAACTTCTCCACTGGTTGTCCATCTTGCTTTGAGGAAACTGATCAATATGCTGCAATGAGATATCAACTTCCTGTCAAAAGGGCTGGTACTAGGACACCATCTCAGGCGCAAGAACATCTTTTAGCAGAAAGAAAACGACGAGATAAGATATCTCAGAGGTTCGTATGTTTGTCAGCTCTAGTTCCTGGCCTAAAAAAG TTGGACAAGTCTTCTGTCATTGAAGGTACTATCAAACACTTGAAAGAACTCCAGGATTGCTTGAAGGCGCTTGAAGAAGGTAGAAATAGGGAACATGATCAGGAATTAGTTGTTTATAAGAAAAAACCATGCATTCGCTTTCACCAAGAAGCTTCATTATCTAGCTTTGATCAGTCATTGACAAATCTTGAAGTAAGAATCTTAAAAGGAAATGTTCTAGTTAAAGCCTGCTGCAGAAGACGGTCTGGATTCACGGATGATTTTCTACATGAGATGGAAAAGCTTGATTTAGTTATTGAAACCAGTAGCTTTATGCCATTTGCTGATAACTTGCTCGCTATATCTGCCGCTGCTAAG ATGAATGATGGATTCTCCTTGACAGAAGAGAATCTTGCAAACAACATAAGCCGGGCTATTTTAAAGCTGATCCATCCAAAGTTAGGGTAA
- the LOC113774461 gene encoding transcription factor bHLH19-like produces the protein MNKMKLTTGQSVNTCYLSFASPASFKYCSSSPSNSGPHRTSRTTILKPSISKFCTSDQETFKRPSSLPPTNTISFGNLKSPNSCDHQHHEELSFSTKTKVTVLPLNFSTGCPSYFEEPDQYAATGYQLPVKRTGTRTPSQAQEHLLAERKRRDKISQRFACLSALVPGLKKLDKSSVIEGTIKHLKELQERLKALEEGRNREHGQESVVYQKKPCIRFHQEASLSSFDQSLTNLEVRILKGNVLVKACCRRRSGFTDAFLHAMEKLDLVIESCSFMPFADNLLAISAAAKMNDGFSMTEENLANNIRLAIVKLIHPK, from the exons ATGAACAAAATGAAGTTAACTACTGGCCAATCAGTTAATACTTGTTACCTCTCGTTTGCGAGTCCTGCCTCCTTCAAGTACTGCTCATCCTCTCCTTCAAACTCGGGTCCTCATAGAACTTCTCGAACTACCATTCTTAAACCATCTATTTCGAAGTTCTGCACCTCCGACCAAGAAACTTTCAAAAGACCCTCTTCTCTTCCTCCTACCAATACGATTTCATTTGGGAACCTCAAATCTCCAAATTCCTGCGACCATCAGCACCACGAAGAGCTAAGTTTCAGTACTAAGACAAAGGTCACTGTGTTGCCTCTGAACTTCTCCACTGGTTGTCCATCTTACTTTGAGGAACCTGATCAATATGCTGCAACGGGATATCAACTTCCTGTCAAAAGAACTGGTACTAGGACACCATCTCAGGCGCAAGAACATCTTTTAGCAGAAAGAAAACGACGAGATAAGATATCTCAGAGGTTCGCATGTTTGTCAGCTCTAGTTCCTGGCTTAAAAAAG TTGGACAAGTCTTCTGTCATTGAAGGTACTATCAAACACTTGAAAGAACTCCAGGAGCGCTTGAAGGCGCTTGAAGAGGGTAGAAATAGGGAGCATGGTCAGGAATCAGTTGTTTATCAGAAAAAACCATGTATTCGTTTTCACCAAGAAGCTTCATTATCTAGCTTTGACCAGTCATTGACAAATCTTGAAGTCAGAATCTTAAAAGGAAATGTTCTAGTTAAAGCCTGCTGCAGAAGACGCTCTGGATTCACGGATGCTTTTCTACATGCGATGGAAAAGCTTGATTTGGTTATCGAAAGCTGTAGCTTTATGCCATTTGCTGATAACTTGCTCGCTATATCTGCAGCTGCTAAG ATGAATGATGGATTCTCCATGACAGAAGAGAATCTTGCAAACAACATACGCCTGGCTATTGTAAAGCTCATCCATCCAAAGTGA